Proteins found in one Leptidea sinapis chromosome 23, ilLepSina1.1, whole genome shotgun sequence genomic segment:
- the LOC126971128 gene encoding ribonuclease H2 subunit B isoform X1, which yields MTTRSSKKTLPPTDSPMNKRRKEESWMMISKESLLLQNNAFTIITLPHPGHGNPVMFCLDDYNKKMHEIITFNEAYRSWFINNSVKSDGSLIIATPFNPIYLVLPRLKEQCCSRAVPLEDLLSEKGYDKIVNFIDNLNDVADLKGPAELKAYKYNEDKTIAWLETRIHRLARALKNKNIHVTSGAKSSTFVSSNLCNDDVDYEFFLKYAHGIISEYLQDDLVALLEKKFNFKEELIEVIGKKRKSEATDILGDSKRVKSEVLDDITPTSNSSTFTEVKVKKTTAKEKARQKAASGTKTISSFFTKK from the exons ATGACTACAAGAAGTTCAAAGAAGACATTACCACCTACTGATAGTCCTATGAATAAAAGACGTAAAGAAGAATCATGGATGATGATAAGTAAAG aatcCCTCTTGTTACAGAACAATGCTTTTACTATAATAACACTTCCACACCCTGGCCATGGAAATCCAGTTATGTTTTGTTTggatgattataataaaaaaatgcatgaaattattacatttaatgaGGCATACAGATCTTGGTTTATTAATAACAGTGTGAAATCTGATGGAAGTCTGATAATAGCTACACCTTTTAATCCAATTTATTTAG TGCTACCTCGGTTGAAAGAACAATGCTGTAGTAGAGCTGTACCATTAGAAGATTTGCTATCAGAGAAGGGTTAtgataaaattgttaatttcattGATAATTTGAATGATGTTGCAGATTTAAAG GGCCCAGCAGAACTAAAAGCTTACAAATACAATGAAGATAAAACTATTGCCTGGCTTGAAACAAGAATACATAGATTAGCTAGAgcattgaaaaacaaaaatattcatgtaaCATCTGGTGCTAAGTCCTCTACATTTGTATCAAGTAATCTATGTAACGATGACGTTGATTATG agttttttctaaaatatgcgCATGGAATAATATCAGAGTACCTTCAGGATGACTTAGTTGCTTTGTtagagaaaaaatttaattttaaggagGAACTTATAGAAGTTATTGGAAAGAAACGAAAATCGGAGGCGACAGACATATTGGGAGATAGCAAGAGAGTGAAAAGTGAAGTTTTAGACGACATTACACCAACATCAAATTCTAGTACTTTTACTGAAGTTAAGGTAAAAAAGACTACAGCTAAGGAAAAGGCGCGCCAAAAAGCAGCGAGCGGAACGAAAACAATATCATCGTTTTTcacgaaaaaataa
- the LOC126971128 gene encoding ribonuclease H2 subunit B isoform X3 has protein sequence MTTRSSKKTLPPTDSPMNKRRKEESWMMISKVLPRLKEQCCSRAVPLEDLLSEKGYDKIVNFIDNLNDVADLKGPAELKAYKYNEDKTIAWLETRIHRLARALKNKNIHVTSGAKSSTFVSSNLCNDDVDYEFFLKYAHGIISEYLQDDLVALLEKKFNFKEELIEVIGKKRKSEATDILGDSKRVKSEVLDDITPTSNSSTFTEVKVKKTTAKEKARQKAASGTKTISSFFTKK, from the exons ATGACTACAAGAAGTTCAAAGAAGACATTACCACCTACTGATAGTCCTATGAATAAAAGACGTAAAGAAGAATCATGGATGATGATAAGTAAAG TGCTACCTCGGTTGAAAGAACAATGCTGTAGTAGAGCTGTACCATTAGAAGATTTGCTATCAGAGAAGGGTTAtgataaaattgttaatttcattGATAATTTGAATGATGTTGCAGATTTAAAG GGCCCAGCAGAACTAAAAGCTTACAAATACAATGAAGATAAAACTATTGCCTGGCTTGAAACAAGAATACATAGATTAGCTAGAgcattgaaaaacaaaaatattcatgtaaCATCTGGTGCTAAGTCCTCTACATTTGTATCAAGTAATCTATGTAACGATGACGTTGATTATG agttttttctaaaatatgcgCATGGAATAATATCAGAGTACCTTCAGGATGACTTAGTTGCTTTGTtagagaaaaaatttaattttaaggagGAACTTATAGAAGTTATTGGAAAGAAACGAAAATCGGAGGCGACAGACATATTGGGAGATAGCAAGAGAGTGAAAAGTGAAGTTTTAGACGACATTACACCAACATCAAATTCTAGTACTTTTACTGAAGTTAAGGTAAAAAAGACTACAGCTAAGGAAAAGGCGCGCCAAAAAGCAGCGAGCGGAACGAAAACAATATCATCGTTTTTcacgaaaaaataa
- the LOC126971128 gene encoding ribonuclease H2 subunit B isoform X2 — protein sequence MFCLDDYNKKMHEIITFNEAYRSWFINNSVKSDGSLIIATPFNPIYLVLPRLKEQCCSRAVPLEDLLSEKGYDKIVNFIDNLNDVADLKGPAELKAYKYNEDKTIAWLETRIHRLARALKNKNIHVTSGAKSSTFVSSNLCNDDVDYEFFLKYAHGIISEYLQDDLVALLEKKFNFKEELIEVIGKKRKSEATDILGDSKRVKSEVLDDITPTSNSSTFTEVKVKKTTAKEKARQKAASGTKTISSFFTKK from the exons ATGTTTTGTTTggatgattataataaaaaaatgcatgaaattattacatttaatgaGGCATACAGATCTTGGTTTATTAATAACAGTGTGAAATCTGATGGAAGTCTGATAATAGCTACACCTTTTAATCCAATTTATTTAG TGCTACCTCGGTTGAAAGAACAATGCTGTAGTAGAGCTGTACCATTAGAAGATTTGCTATCAGAGAAGGGTTAtgataaaattgttaatttcattGATAATTTGAATGATGTTGCAGATTTAAAG GGCCCAGCAGAACTAAAAGCTTACAAATACAATGAAGATAAAACTATTGCCTGGCTTGAAACAAGAATACATAGATTAGCTAGAgcattgaaaaacaaaaatattcatgtaaCATCTGGTGCTAAGTCCTCTACATTTGTATCAAGTAATCTATGTAACGATGACGTTGATTATG agttttttctaaaatatgcgCATGGAATAATATCAGAGTACCTTCAGGATGACTTAGTTGCTTTGTtagagaaaaaatttaattttaaggagGAACTTATAGAAGTTATTGGAAAGAAACGAAAATCGGAGGCGACAGACATATTGGGAGATAGCAAGAGAGTGAAAAGTGAAGTTTTAGACGACATTACACCAACATCAAATTCTAGTACTTTTACTGAAGTTAAGGTAAAAAAGACTACAGCTAAGGAAAAGGCGCGCCAAAAAGCAGCGAGCGGAACGAAAACAATATCATCGTTTTTcacgaaaaaataa
- the LOC126971106 gene encoding YTH domain-containing family protein 3 isoform X2 — protein sequence MSAGVSDQRMKGQGNQVTNAPKEHQLESGGDELAEVSWRHQQQPSYAPPISSAADPYSAAGYYGTTALPYQAFGVGDGTWSTNGTDPMTFLGGYNPHDSYGIDGVFGPSTTPFSTAAFGQPASTFNYFPGNGDYSTWGQLGRAKQYDDYYRTEGLYVPDGIKAMESGVQALSLSDHKVDKERVHELKDISSGSQPKKMTWASIASQPAKPAPSMQSGGLKKKGPGMPPPPIIPGKHNMDISTWDVGKSAPVVSAPAITPLQPAPIPAPLPMPQPAPVPAQPPLPRGPPPQHQSQLAWQHQHTPRAPAPHQPRPSLPPPAAPTMPVPSNPAPIPHPVLDELRVKNEYNPKEFDLTAPNARFFVIKSYSEDDIHRSIKYEIWCSTEHGNKRLDAAFRDREREGGAVYLFFSVNGSGHFCGMARMTSAVDYNSNSSVWSQDKWKGQFRVRWIYVKDVPNGQLRYIKLENNENKPVTNSRDTQEVPHARGLQVLRIMHSYCHSTSIFDDFIHYERRQEEEDSRKVPLSSPQENSREEHEGGGRGGGYRNYRDYRDQREGRDGRDGRDGREGRDGRDHRDHRDGRDAREHRDPRDNREPRDGRDPRDHRDERDARDSRDHGYRDRDSNNYRPHHNKDRDGSRGRGRGARN from the exons ATGTCAGCAGGCGTGTCAGATCAG CGGATGAAAGGGCAAGGGAATCAAG TGACAAATGCACCTAAGGAGCATCAGTTAGAGAGTGGAGGTGATGAGCTGGCTGAAGTATCATGGCGTCATCAGCAACAACCGTCTTATGCACCCCCCATCTCATCAGCAGCAGATCCATACAGCGCAGCAG GTTATTACGGTACAACAGCACTTCCTTATCAAGCCTTCGGTGTTGGGGATGGAACATGGTCTACAAATGGCACCGACCCAATGACTTTTCTAGGAGGATACAATCCTCATGATTCCTATGGAATTGACG GTGTATTTGGACCATCTACAACCCCATTCTCAACGGCTGCGTTTGGACAGCCAGCatcaacatttaattatttcccAGGAAATGGTGATTATTCTACCTGGGGCCAGTTAGGAAGAGCTAAGCAATATGATGATTACTATAGAACTGAAGGGTTGTATGTCCCAGATGGCATTAAAGCAATGGAATCAGGTGTGCAGGCTTTGTCACTCAGTGACCACAAAGTGGACAAAGAGCGTGTTCATGAGCTCAAAGATATATCAAGTGGATCGCAACCCAAAAAGATGACGTGGGCTTCAATCGCTAGCCAGCCGGCTAAGCCAGCCCCGTCAATGCAGAGTGGGGGTCTGAAGAAGAAAGGTCCAGGAATGCCACCACCGCCGATAATTCCTGGAAAACATAATATGGATATAAGTACTTGGGATGTGGGAAAGAGTGCACCGGTGGTGTCCGCCCCTGCAATTACCCCGCTGCAGCCCGCACCTATCCCAGCTCCGCTACCAATGCCTCAGCCTGCTCCGGTGCCAGCTCAGCCGCCCTTGCCGCGCGGTCCTCCACCTCAACATCAGTCACAGCTGGCCTGGCAACACCAGCATACTCCTCGAGCCCCCGCTCCGCACCAACCGCGACCTTCTCTTCCCCCTCCGGCTGCTCCAACTATGCCTGTCCCTTCCAATCCTGCTCCGATTCCCCATCCAGTTCTCGATGAACTCAgagttaaaaatgaatacaATCCGAAAGAATTTGATTTGACCGCGCCAAACGCTCGCTTCTTCGTTATCAAATCTTATTCTGAAGATGATATTCATCGCAGCATCAAGTATGAGATATGGTGTAGTACTGAACATGGCAACAAACGCCTCGACGCAGCTTTTCGTGACCGCGAACGTGAAGGTGGTGCTGTTTACTTGTTCTTTTCGGTGAACGGTAGTGGACATTTTTGCGGAATGGCTCGCATGACTAGTGCAGTCGACTATAACTCTAATTCTAGTGTGTGGTCTCAAGATAAGTGGAAAGGACAATTTCGCGTTAGGTGGATATATGTGAAGGACGTTCCAAATGGACaactacgttatataaaattggAGAATAATGAAAATAAGCCGGTAACTAACTCTCGGGACACTCAAGAGGTTCCTCACGCCAGGGGTCTCCAAGTGCTTCGTATCATGCATAGCTATTGCCATTCTACATCTATATTTGACGACTTTATCCACTACGAGCGTCGTCAAGAAGAGGAGGATTCGCGTAAGGTTCCTCTCAGCAGCCCGCAAGAGAACAGTCGCGAGGAGCACGAAGGTGGAGGAAGGGGAGGTGGATATCGAAACTACCGTGATTATCGTGATCAGCGGGAGGGACGTGACGGGCGGGACGGTCGTGACGGACGGGAGGGTCGTGACGGGCGCGATCACCGTGACCACCGCGACGGGAGGGACGCCAGGGAGCACCGCGACCCACGTGACAACAGAGAGCCGCGTGATGGGCGCGACCCGCGGGACCATCGCGACGAACGTGACGCCCGCGATAGTAGAGACCACGGGTATCGCGACAGAGACTCTAACAACTACAGGCCACATCATAATAAG gatCGTGATGGCTCTCGAGGACGTGGTCGTGGTGCTCGAAATTGA
- the LOC126971106 gene encoding YTH domain-containing family protein 1 isoform X1 — translation MSAGVSDQRMKGQGNQVTNAPKEHQLESGGDELAEVSWRHQQQPSYAPPISSAADPYSAAGYYGTTALPYQAFGVGDGTWSTNGTDPMTFLGGYNPHDSYGIDGSVFGPSTTPFSTAAFGQPASTFNYFPGNGDYSTWGQLGRAKQYDDYYRTEGLYVPDGIKAMESGVQALSLSDHKVDKERVHELKDISSGSQPKKMTWASIASQPAKPAPSMQSGGLKKKGPGMPPPPIIPGKHNMDISTWDVGKSAPVVSAPAITPLQPAPIPAPLPMPQPAPVPAQPPLPRGPPPQHQSQLAWQHQHTPRAPAPHQPRPSLPPPAAPTMPVPSNPAPIPHPVLDELRVKNEYNPKEFDLTAPNARFFVIKSYSEDDIHRSIKYEIWCSTEHGNKRLDAAFRDREREGGAVYLFFSVNGSGHFCGMARMTSAVDYNSNSSVWSQDKWKGQFRVRWIYVKDVPNGQLRYIKLENNENKPVTNSRDTQEVPHARGLQVLRIMHSYCHSTSIFDDFIHYERRQEEEDSRKVPLSSPQENSREEHEGGGRGGGYRNYRDYRDQREGRDGRDGRDGREGRDGRDHRDHRDGRDAREHRDPRDNREPRDGRDPRDHRDERDARDSRDHGYRDRDSNNYRPHHNKDRDGSRGRGRGARN, via the exons ATGTCAGCAGGCGTGTCAGATCAG CGGATGAAAGGGCAAGGGAATCAAG TGACAAATGCACCTAAGGAGCATCAGTTAGAGAGTGGAGGTGATGAGCTGGCTGAAGTATCATGGCGTCATCAGCAACAACCGTCTTATGCACCCCCCATCTCATCAGCAGCAGATCCATACAGCGCAGCAG GTTATTACGGTACAACAGCACTTCCTTATCAAGCCTTCGGTGTTGGGGATGGAACATGGTCTACAAATGGCACCGACCCAATGACTTTTCTAGGAGGATACAATCCTCATGATTCCTATGGAATTGACGGTA GTGTATTTGGACCATCTACAACCCCATTCTCAACGGCTGCGTTTGGACAGCCAGCatcaacatttaattatttcccAGGAAATGGTGATTATTCTACCTGGGGCCAGTTAGGAAGAGCTAAGCAATATGATGATTACTATAGAACTGAAGGGTTGTATGTCCCAGATGGCATTAAAGCAATGGAATCAGGTGTGCAGGCTTTGTCACTCAGTGACCACAAAGTGGACAAAGAGCGTGTTCATGAGCTCAAAGATATATCAAGTGGATCGCAACCCAAAAAGATGACGTGGGCTTCAATCGCTAGCCAGCCGGCTAAGCCAGCCCCGTCAATGCAGAGTGGGGGTCTGAAGAAGAAAGGTCCAGGAATGCCACCACCGCCGATAATTCCTGGAAAACATAATATGGATATAAGTACTTGGGATGTGGGAAAGAGTGCACCGGTGGTGTCCGCCCCTGCAATTACCCCGCTGCAGCCCGCACCTATCCCAGCTCCGCTACCAATGCCTCAGCCTGCTCCGGTGCCAGCTCAGCCGCCCTTGCCGCGCGGTCCTCCACCTCAACATCAGTCACAGCTGGCCTGGCAACACCAGCATACTCCTCGAGCCCCCGCTCCGCACCAACCGCGACCTTCTCTTCCCCCTCCGGCTGCTCCAACTATGCCTGTCCCTTCCAATCCTGCTCCGATTCCCCATCCAGTTCTCGATGAACTCAgagttaaaaatgaatacaATCCGAAAGAATTTGATTTGACCGCGCCAAACGCTCGCTTCTTCGTTATCAAATCTTATTCTGAAGATGATATTCATCGCAGCATCAAGTATGAGATATGGTGTAGTACTGAACATGGCAACAAACGCCTCGACGCAGCTTTTCGTGACCGCGAACGTGAAGGTGGTGCTGTTTACTTGTTCTTTTCGGTGAACGGTAGTGGACATTTTTGCGGAATGGCTCGCATGACTAGTGCAGTCGACTATAACTCTAATTCTAGTGTGTGGTCTCAAGATAAGTGGAAAGGACAATTTCGCGTTAGGTGGATATATGTGAAGGACGTTCCAAATGGACaactacgttatataaaattggAGAATAATGAAAATAAGCCGGTAACTAACTCTCGGGACACTCAAGAGGTTCCTCACGCCAGGGGTCTCCAAGTGCTTCGTATCATGCATAGCTATTGCCATTCTACATCTATATTTGACGACTTTATCCACTACGAGCGTCGTCAAGAAGAGGAGGATTCGCGTAAGGTTCCTCTCAGCAGCCCGCAAGAGAACAGTCGCGAGGAGCACGAAGGTGGAGGAAGGGGAGGTGGATATCGAAACTACCGTGATTATCGTGATCAGCGGGAGGGACGTGACGGGCGGGACGGTCGTGACGGACGGGAGGGTCGTGACGGGCGCGATCACCGTGACCACCGCGACGGGAGGGACGCCAGGGAGCACCGCGACCCACGTGACAACAGAGAGCCGCGTGATGGGCGCGACCCGCGGGACCATCGCGACGAACGTGACGCCCGCGATAGTAGAGACCACGGGTATCGCGACAGAGACTCTAACAACTACAGGCCACATCATAATAAG gatCGTGATGGCTCTCGAGGACGTGGTCGTGGTGCTCGAAATTGA
- the LOC126971125 gene encoding replication factor C subunit 4 isoform X2, whose amino-acid sequence MQAFLKTGKISASEKASTSGVKTSKKKPPAPWVEKYRPKTIDDIVDQGEVVQVLRECLSGSDLPHLLFYGPPGTGKTSAILAAARQLFGDITRDRVLELNASDERGIQVIRDKVKAFAQLTVSSTKSDGRPCPPFKLVILDEADSMTNAAQAALRRTMERETRTTRFCLICNYVSRIIPPITSRCSKFRFKPLSRENVIKRLREVCESEGVNVGEGDVLHQAVDTCDGDLRRALTALQCCQRLLGKITAEGLIEVTGLVPEAMVNEYLNIKEYSDLEQFVEK is encoded by the exons ATGCAAGCTTTCCTTAAAACTGGGAAAATATCAGCGTCAGAAAAAGCCTCTACATCGGGTGTAAAAACTTCCAAAAAGAAACCACCGGCACCATGGGTTGAAAAATA CCGACCTAAAACAATTGATGACATAGTGGATCAAGGAGAGGTAGTACAAGTGCTAAGAGAGTGCCTTTCTGGAAGCGATTTGCCTCATTTATTGTTCTATGGACCTCCAGGAACGGGTAAAACTAGTGCGATCCTAGCAGCAGCAAGACAGTTATTTGGTGATATCACAAGAGACAGAGTATTAGAACTTAATGCATCAGATGAAAGGGGAATACAAGTAATAAGAGACAAGGTCAAAGCATTTGCTCAATTGACTGTTAGTTCTACCAAATCTGA TGGCAGACCATGTCCACCATTTAAATTAGTCATCCTTGATGAAGCCGACTCAATGACAAATGCAGCTCAAGCCGCCTTGCGTAGAACAATGGAGAGAGAGACAAGAACAACTCGTTTCTGCCTCATATGCAATTATGTTTCAAGGATTATTCCACCCATAACAAGCAGATGTTCAAAATTTAGGTTTAAACCACTGTCAAGGGAGAATGTTATTAAAAG ATTACGCGAAGTATGTGAATCTGAAGGTGTGAATGTTGGAGAAGGTGATGTTCTACACCAGGCAGTGGACACATGTGATGGTGACCTGCGGCGGGCACTAACTGCCCTCCAGTGCTGCCAGAGATTACTGGGCAAGATAACTGCTGAAGGATTGATTGAG